CTATGTTCGGCTTCCCTGTAACCCCATTTTCCCCATTGGTGTAGTTTACATAGCGGATCATATTCACAAACTTTTCCCTGACATTGAGCAACGCATTTTTGACATGGGAACTGTTGCCCCCCTTGACTTTGGGCGTTCTTTAGAAAATTGCATTGATGAATATCAACCCACACTATTAGTTTTTTCTTGGCGTGATATTCAAATTTATGCCCCAGTAGGCGGACGTGGTGGCAACCCCTTACAGTACGCCTTTGAATTTTACTATGCTAAGAATCCTTTAAGAAAACTTCATGGGGCATTAGGGGGAATGCGAGTTACCGCCGCTTATTATGGAGAACTCTGGCGCAATATGGGGTTAATTAAACGCGGTTTAAAACGAGCGCAAAAGTATAACCCCCAAGCCCGAACCATTATCGGCGGTGGTGCGGTTAGTGTCTTTTATGAACAACTCGAAAATAAACTCCCTAAAGGCACTATTGTTTCTGTGGGAGAAGGAGAACTCCTCCTAGAAAAATTATTACGGGGAGAAAACTTCCAAGATGAACGCTGCTATGTGGTGGGAGAAACCAAGCCTCGTGAAAATATGATTCATGAAGCCCCAACGCCACTGGAAAAAACCGCCTGTGATTATGATTATATTGAGCGGATGTGGCCCGAGTTTAAGTATTATCTGCAAGAGAATGACTTTTATATTGGGGTGCAAACCAAGCGTGGCTGTCCACACAATTGCTATTACTGCATTTACACAGTGGTAGAAGGAAAACAGGTTCGTGTGAACCCTGCTGATGAAGTGGTGGCAGAAATGCGCCAACTTTACGATCGCGGCATTCGCAATTTCTGGTTTACAGATGCCCAATTTATTCCAGCGAAAAAATATATTCCTGATGCCATAGAACTACTGCAAAAAATCTATGATTCAGGAATGAATGATATTCATTGGGCAGCGTATATTCGGGCAGATAACCTAACCCCAGAATTATGCGACCTAATGGTAAAAACAGGAATGAACTACTTTGAAATTGGCATTAGTAGCGGTTCTCAAGAATTAGTTCGTAAAATGCGGATGGGATATAATCTGCGAGTGGTTCTACAAAATTGCCGCGATCTCAAAAATGCAGGTTATGATGAATTGGTTTCAGTAAATTACTCCTTTAACGTTCTTGATGAGCGCATTGAAACCATCCGTCAAACCATTGCTTACCACCGCGCTTTAGAAGAAATTTTTGGGGAAGATAAAGTTGAACCTGCCATCTTCTTTATTGGTTTACAGCCTCATACCCATTTAGAGGAGTATGCCCTAGAAAATGGTATTCTCAACTCAGATTATAATCCCATGAGCTTGATGCCTTGGACAGCGAAAAAACTGCTTTGGAATCCTGAACCATTAGGGAGTTTATTTGGGGAAGTATGTCTGCAAGCATGGGAAAATAATCCCAATGACTTTGGACGCGAGGTAATGGCAATTTTAGAACAACGCTTTGGTCGCGCTGATCTAGAAGAAGCTCTCAATGCTCCGATGAAAGAGGCATCTCAGCCTCAGTTAAGTTCTGTTAGTTAATTAATACAATGGGTGAGGGGGAAACCAATAATAAATAATAAATAACAAGATGCTCAAGGGATCAATTTTAGAAAAACTCTATACCGCCCATCAAACGAATCATCAAACGCTTAATTTAGGAGTTTACTATAAAAATACGTTAGTGGCGCTTTGTCATGCTTTAGAGGATTTTATTCTCAATACGAAAAGCTCTCCTTTAGTGATTACTGCCTTTCAACAGGGGAAATGGTATTTGCAAGAGGCAGATCGTTATGGGGAAATTGCTAACCATGCTCGCAAAATTGCCATTATGGCAGCCCCAGGAACAGGATTTGCAGAACACCCCACCAGTCAACGAGAGAATGTGGCGTTAGTCAGCTTAAATCCAGATAGCGATCCTGTAGCGCAAGAATGGCATTTAATTATTTGTTCTCCGAGTTATACTGCGATGGTGCTGTGTCAGGAACTTTCTGAAGCGGATTATGGTAAGAATGGCTTGCCAGAGCATGATTTAGAACGGAAATTCTACGGGTTTTGGACATTTGAACCGCATTTAGTCCAAGAAACAGTTGAAATCGCGATCGCGCATATTGAGCAATACAATCAGTCTCTCGCCACCGAACTCAATCAACATTATCAAAACATTAGCCAAGAATTTGGGCAAGTGGAATCAGAAGATACAGGGGTAGTGGTGTCGCAAGTGGTGGATTATCTGCAACATTCCCAAGCGGAACTCCTCAACCAACAAGCCCTCGCTGATAGTGAGGCTTCCTATTTACCCCAATCGCAAGCCCTCGATGATAATTTATTATCCAATGAGATGCAAGCCTTTCTCCGCATGGCACAACTCATTGATCAAGCTGATCTAGACAACCCTATGGCAGCATCGGAAGTTACCGCTCTCGCCGAAACCATGGGACAAGTTTTAGACTTACCTGCCTGGCAACAAAAACGCCTCCGTTTAGCTGGTTTACTCCATCGCTTAGTTCCGACACTAGCGCAAACGCCGCCAGAAGAAAATGAAGAAAAAGCCCCTGCTTGTGACTTAATTCCCAGTGTAGAAGCCCTGCGAGCCATGCCTAGAATGAGCGCGATCGCGCGGATCATTACCCACCAAACAGAAAACTGGGATGGAAGTGGCACTCCCGGTGGACTTGCCCATGATAGTATTCCCTTAGAGTCAAGAATCTTAGCCCTTGTCAGCTATTTTCAACGACGAGTTAATGATCTACGCACTAAAGAAAAAACCAATAGCCGAGAAGAAACTCTTAGCCAAGCTCTTTCTGAGTGTCAAGAGCAAGCCAACACCCGTTTTGATCCCAAGCTCACAGAAGCCTTAGGATTATTAGTAATGGGAATGCAACAAGGCATGAGCCTCGAAACCTCTCAACCAAAATTGCAGCAGGAATGTGGCTATTAGAAGACGAACAATTAACCGTTAACAATTAGAGACTTAAATGGACATTGAAGCAATCCGCAATGGGAAAATTTCTGAGCTTGTTGGAGCAGATCTCGAAGACGAAATTTTAACTGAAGCTGATCTGGAAAAAGCTAACCTTCGGGGAGCCAATTTAGTAGGCGTTGATCTGTCTCAGGCTAATTTACAAGGGGCTTATCTTGATGGGGCAAACCTTTTAGGGGCAACGCTCATTCGTTGTGATCTGCGTGGTAGTTTGTTAGGCGTGAATCTGACTCAAGCTAATTTACAAGGGGCTGATTTACGAGGAAGTAACTTGCGTGGTGCAAATTTAATGGGCGCAATCTTATTACGAGTTAGTTTAGCAGGAGCCTTTCTGAGTGGAGCTAATTTCGGTGATGCTGATATTCAGGGTGGAGATTTAAGAGCCAGTGAATTACACGGGGTCAACTTTCAGGGCGCGAACTTGAAAGGCGCAAATTTAGCCCAAGCCCAATTACAGGGAGCGAATTTATCCAAGGTAAATTTAGAAGAAGCAGACTTACGGGGAGCCAATTTATCAGGGGCGAATTTATCAGGGGCAAACTTACTGTGTTCAGAGTTAGAAGCGATTAACTTAAAGGGGGCAAATTTAGAGAATACTTGTTTAGTGGGGACACAATATGACTTAAATTCTTAATCTAGCAATGGCAAAAGGATTTTTGATAAGAATCGCTTACCGAAGATTCATCATAACCCCTTAAAATAGAATTAGTTATTAGTGGAAGGGGAATCAATTGCAATGCAAAAATTACATTTATTAACTTTCTTTTTAATTGTGAGTTTTTTCTTAGGGGGTTGTGATTTACTACCATTCGGGGGAGAAACTGAGCCTGATGATGAAATAACAGAAACCACGACTCCTGCTCCAGAGAATGATGATGAAGATGATGAAGTAACAGAAATTGAGCGTCCAGTTGCGAATGTTAGAGGCTTACAAGGAGCCACTGATCCAGAAGACTTTGTTAGGGAACGAGGGGAATCTCCAGGAGAACAACGTCAAGATCCATTTGCTTTTTTCCCTGTTTCTCCTGAAAATGTAACCAGAGCGCAACCCGAAGAACAACCTGCTGAAGAACCCGAAGAACAACCTGCTGAAGAAACAGTTGAAGAACCTGTTGAAGAAATTAAACCAGAGCTAGCACAGGCAGTAGAAGTTCAGGGAGCCGTAAGAATTGGTAATGAAACCAAGATTATTGTTAAAGCTCCCAATGAACCGACGAGTCGTCATGTCAGAACAGGAGAACTCATTGCTCAGGATCAGGTATTAGTAAAAGATATCAATATTGATGCTCGACCGAACCCGATTGTCGTATTAGAAGAGTTGGGAGTGGGTGAAGAAGTAGTTAAAGAAATCACTGGAGAATTCAGTTAATTATTACTTAAGGCGGGAATAATCTAGTGGCTTGCCATTCTTGCTCCTGCGAAACCTTGAGCCACTGACTCCAACCGTAAACCAGCAGTTGCTCCCATAACAAACAGGGGGGCATTCTCCTGAAATTGCCCTCAGGTGGGAAGATAGGCGGATGGTGAAACAACACCTTAAGAAGAAATTATAGTCGTTCCAATTCAGTTCCGTAGTGCAGCCATCTTGGCTGCTACTAGGGAGCAAGATGCTCCCACTACTTTTAGGTTGCTGTTTTTTATTTGGAATCACTATAAATCAGAAAAAATAATCGCGATTGCCCTACTATGTAAGTGGTTCAGGCGATTACTTTCATTTTTAACCCTGAGAATGAAACAACCTTGCCCCTAACAAAAAAGTTCACACCCTTGCCAGCCTAAGAAAACGAGGATTATTATCTATTTTCTGCCTAAAAGGACATAAAAATATCTGAGTGTTTTTATTGGCTATTTTAATGGAAAAGGATGTAAAAAAAAAGCCTATGCTGTCAAGTCAAACTCAATCGCAACTTTCCCTAGAAGAGTTCCTTAAACTTCCAGAAACTAAACCAGCACAGGAATATATTGATGGTAAAATTTATCAGAAGTCCATGCCAAACGGAAAGCATAGTCGCTTACAAACTCGTTTAGCAACTGAAATTAATCAAGTTGCCGAGGGACAAGGTTTAGCAAGTGCTTTTACTGAATTGCGTTGTACCTTTAGCGGGCGATCAATTGTT
This window of the Euhalothece natronophila Z-M001 genome carries:
- a CDS encoding pentapeptide repeat-containing protein codes for the protein MDIEAIRNGKISELVGADLEDEILTEADLEKANLRGANLVGVDLSQANLQGAYLDGANLLGATLIRCDLRGSLLGVNLTQANLQGADLRGSNLRGANLMGAILLRVSLAGAFLSGANFGDADIQGGDLRASELHGVNFQGANLKGANLAQAQLQGANLSKVNLEEADLRGANLSGANLSGANLLCSELEAINLKGANLENTCLVGTQYDLNS
- a CDS encoding photosystem II high light acclimation radical SAM protein, whose amino-acid sequence is MTQKILYVRLPCNPIFPIGVVYIADHIHKLFPDIEQRIFDMGTVAPLDFGRSLENCIDEYQPTLLVFSWRDIQIYAPVGGRGGNPLQYAFEFYYAKNPLRKLHGALGGMRVTAAYYGELWRNMGLIKRGLKRAQKYNPQARTIIGGGAVSVFYEQLENKLPKGTIVSVGEGELLLEKLLRGENFQDERCYVVGETKPRENMIHEAPTPLEKTACDYDYIERMWPEFKYYLQENDFYIGVQTKRGCPHNCYYCIYTVVEGKQVRVNPADEVVAEMRQLYDRGIRNFWFTDAQFIPAKKYIPDAIELLQKIYDSGMNDIHWAAYIRADNLTPELCDLMVKTGMNYFEIGISSGSQELVRKMRMGYNLRVVLQNCRDLKNAGYDELVSVNYSFNVLDERIETIRQTIAYHRALEEIFGEDKVEPAIFFIGLQPHTHLEEYALENGILNSDYNPMSLMPWTAKKLLWNPEPLGSLFGEVCLQAWENNPNDFGREVMAILEQRFGRADLEEALNAPMKEASQPQLSSVS
- a CDS encoding DICT sensory domain-containing protein, producing MLKGSILEKLYTAHQTNHQTLNLGVYYKNTLVALCHALEDFILNTKSSPLVITAFQQGKWYLQEADRYGEIANHARKIAIMAAPGTGFAEHPTSQRENVALVSLNPDSDPVAQEWHLIICSPSYTAMVLCQELSEADYGKNGLPEHDLERKFYGFWTFEPHLVQETVEIAIAHIEQYNQSLATELNQHYQNISQEFGQVESEDTGVVVSQVVDYLQHSQAELLNQQALADSEASYLPQSQALDDNLLSNEMQAFLRMAQLIDQADLDNPMAASEVTALAETMGQVLDLPAWQQKRLRLAGLLHRLVPTLAQTPPEENEEKAPACDLIPSVEALRAMPRMSAIARIITHQTENWDGSGTPGGLAHDSIPLESRILALVSYFQRRVNDLRTKEKTNSREETLSQALSECQEQANTRFDPKLTEALGLLVMGMQQGMSLETSQPKLQQECGY